A stretch of Helicobacter pylori DNA encodes these proteins:
- the ribA gene encoding GTP cyclohydrolase II: protein MKRLEVSNQAKLPTQFGEFYIQCFREKGSNGSKDHLVIFTPNFSQNPLVRLHSECLTGDALGSQKCDCGGALQMALERISKEGGLVIYLRQEGRGIGLFNKVNAYALQDKGYDTIQANEMIGFKDDERDYSVAGEILEYYHIKKMRLLTNNPKKIAALEKYAEVTRESLIVCANEHNQGYLEVKKLKMGHLL, encoded by the coding sequence TTGAAACGATTAGAAGTCTCTAACCAAGCCAAATTACCCACTCAATTTGGGGAGTTTTATATCCAGTGTTTTAGAGAAAAGGGTTCTAATGGCTCTAAAGATCATTTAGTCATTTTCACCCCTAATTTTTCTCAAAACCCCTTAGTGCGTTTGCATTCAGAATGCTTAACGGGTGATGCTCTAGGCTCTCAAAAATGCGATTGCGGGGGGGCGTTGCAAATGGCGTTAGAAAGGATTTCTAAAGAAGGGGGACTAGTGATTTATTTGCGCCAAGAAGGGCGTGGGATAGGGCTATTTAACAAAGTCAATGCCTACGCTTTACAGGATAAAGGCTATGATACCATTCAAGCCAATGAAATGATAGGGTTTAAAGACGATGAAAGGGATTATAGTGTTGCGGGTGAGATTTTAGAATATTACCATATTAAAAAAATGCGCTTACTCACGAACAACCCTAAAAAGATCGCCGCTTTAGAAAAATACGCTGAAGTAACAAGAGAGAGCTTGATCGTGTGCGCTAATGAGCACAATCAAGGGTATTTGGAAGTCAAAAAGCTCAAAATGGGGCATTTATTGTGA